A genomic stretch from Kribbella jejuensis includes:
- a CDS encoding IclR family transcriptional regulator produces the protein MPAETSQTLDRGLTVLELLADAPDGLSITELAAALGVSRTVVYRLVNTLELHRLVRRDSEGRARLGLAVLHYSRRVQPTLRDAALPVLRSLAEDTGATAHLTVADGEEALAIAVVEPSWTDYHVSYRMGSRHALDQGAAGKAILAGRRKPDPAGRPFVVTSGELQAGAQGVSSPVLGVPGVEASIGVVVLGKLDRDFVGPRVARAAVEVAKRLA, from the coding sequence GTGCCCGCAGAGACCTCGCAGACGCTCGACCGGGGACTCACCGTCCTCGAGTTGCTGGCGGACGCCCCGGACGGGCTTTCCATCACCGAGTTGGCGGCGGCGCTGGGGGTCAGCCGAACGGTGGTGTACCGCCTGGTGAACACGCTCGAGCTGCACCGGCTGGTGCGTCGTGACAGCGAGGGCCGGGCCCGCCTCGGTCTCGCCGTACTCCACTACAGCCGGCGTGTGCAGCCGACGCTCCGCGACGCCGCTCTTCCGGTACTGCGCTCGCTCGCCGAGGACACCGGCGCCACCGCGCACCTGACGGTCGCCGACGGTGAGGAGGCGCTCGCGATCGCGGTCGTCGAACCGAGCTGGACCGACTACCACGTCTCGTACCGGATGGGCTCCCGGCACGCCCTCGACCAGGGCGCCGCCGGCAAAGCCATCCTGGCCGGCCGCCGCAAACCGGACCCCGCCGGCCGCCCCTTCGTCGTAACCTCCGGCGAACTCCAGGCCGGCGCCCAAGGTGTCTCTTCTCCGGTCCTCGGCGTCCCCGGCGTAGAGGCCTCCATCGGCGTAGTAGTCCTAGGCAAACTGGACCGAGACTTCGTAGGCCCACGCGTAGCCCGAGCCGCAGTAGAAGTAGCCAAACGCCTCGCCTGA
- a CDS encoding Lrp/AsnC family transcriptional regulator — translation MSVDELDARILKLFAAEPRVGVLEASRRLSVARGTVQARLDRLQRAGVVRGWGPDIDTTAIGYPVTAFATLQIEQGSGHTTVAEALARIPEVLEVHTITGAEDLWCRIVARSNADLQRVIDQVVIVQGIQRASTVIALAEQIPHRVLPLVEAATKN, via the coding sequence ATGTCGGTGGACGAACTGGACGCGCGCATCCTGAAGTTGTTCGCCGCCGAACCGCGGGTCGGCGTACTCGAGGCGTCGCGTCGGCTCAGCGTGGCGCGCGGAACCGTCCAAGCCCGCCTGGACCGCCTGCAACGCGCCGGGGTCGTACGCGGTTGGGGCCCCGACATCGACACCACCGCGATCGGCTACCCCGTCACCGCGTTCGCCACGTTGCAGATCGAGCAGGGCTCCGGCCACACCACCGTCGCCGAAGCCCTCGCCCGCATCCCCGAGGTCCTCGAAGTCCACACCATCACCGGCGCCGAAGACCTCTGGTGCCGGATCGTGGCCCGCTCCAACGCCGACCTCCAACGCGTCATCGACCAGGTAGTCATCGTCCAAGGCATCCAACGAGCCTCCACCGTGATCGCCCTCGCCGAACAAATCCCCCACCGAGTCCTCCCCCTGGTAGAAGCCGCCACAAAAAACTGA